A single region of the Tissierellales bacterium genome encodes:
- a CDS encoding NAD/NADP octopine/nopaline dehydrogenase family protein has protein sequence MTVKNITIIGIGNGALAAAADLSLRGFNVTLYANSKYEEKLKPIRENKSITLTGVGINGEAKLKCVTSNLDEALENVDLIMPVIPAYGFENFVEEIHSHLVPGHKIVLVPGSTGGALMVAKMLREKNALEGITIAEMHTLPYACRKTSPTSAKILLECTKLYFAAFPASQNEIMYELTKPCYPAIELVTDVLETALNNGNPVSHPAPVVLNAGKIEYSKGEHYHYREGITPSVARVVEQIDRERQEICEKFGYKVIDAKDRLFAMGYAPKRDTLYECYRDSEAFSPLKGPHDLTSRYLTEDTPCSLVALVNLGKKVSTNTTTMSSVVYLASALMNEDYMNNGTSLNDLGFDDMSLEEIKAFLKEGYEEMQIKTIVA, from the coding sequence ATGACGGTAAAAAACATTACAATAATTGGAATAGGAAATGGAGCTTTGGCGGCCGCCGCCGACTTGTCTCTTAGGGGATTTAATGTCACCCTGTATGCAAATTCGAAATATGAAGAAAAGCTCAAACCAATTCGTGAAAACAAATCAATAACACTAACTGGTGTTGGAATAAATGGTGAAGCAAAGTTAAAATGTGTAACTAGTAACTTAGATGAAGCTCTAGAAAATGTAGATTTGATAATGCCTGTTATTCCCGCTTATGGTTTCGAGAATTTCGTAGAGGAGATACATTCACATTTGGTTCCTGGTCACAAAATTGTATTGGTTCCTGGAAGTACTGGTGGCGCTCTCATGGTAGCTAAAATGCTTCGTGAAAAAAATGCTCTAGAAGGGATAACTATCGCAGAAATGCACACTTTACCATATGCATGTAGAAAAACTAGCCCTACTAGTGCCAAAATACTATTAGAGTGTACGAAACTTTATTTTGCTGCATTTCCTGCATCTCAAAATGAAATAATGTACGAACTTACTAAGCCATGTTATCCTGCTATAGAGTTGGTAACTGATGTTCTAGAAACAGCTCTAAATAATGGAAACCCAGTATCTCATCCTGCTCCAGTTGTTTTAAACGCTGGCAAAATAGAATACTCAAAAGGAGAGCACTACCATTATAGAGAAGGAATAACTCCTTCTGTAGCAAGAGTCGTAGAGCAAATAGACCGTGAACGTCAAGAAATCTGCGAAAAATTTGGATACAAGGTAATAGATGCTAAAGATAGATTGTTTGCTATGGGATATGCTCCAAAAAGAGATACTCTATACGAATGCTATAGAGACAGCGAAGCCTTCAGTCCGCTAAAAGGACCTCATGATCTAACTAGTAGATATCTTACAGAAGATACTCCATGTTCTCTAGTCGCACTTGTCAATCTTGGAAAAAAAGTTTCTACAAATACTACAACTATGAGCTCTGTAGTATATTTAGCTTCCGCTTTGATGAATGAAGATTATATGAACAACGGAACTTCTCTAAATGACCTCGGTTTTGATGATATGAGCCTTGAAGAAATCAAAGCATTTTTAAAAGAAGGCTATGAAGAAATGCAGATAAAAACTATAGTTGCTTAG
- a CDS encoding MarR family winged helix-turn-helix transcriptional regulator: MITLDLAGRKHYNKVRSKAKFTDKQYRTIRVLHEMKKVKLKDLSKELNISNSSLCIMLNKMVDEHYVAREHDERDRRDMYYYLTEKGERIFKDESSMRRDIMNQIFEEKLTEQEQDQFLEAVESLSEIFSKLAERS, encoded by the coding sequence ATGATCACCTTGGATCTAGCAGGAAGGAAGCATTACAACAAGGTTAGATCAAAGGCTAAGTTTACCGACAAGCAGTACAGAACTATTAGGGTTTTACACGAGATGAAAAAGGTTAAGCTCAAAGATTTGAGTAAGGAATTGAATATCAGTAATTCTAGTCTTTGTATCATGCTAAACAAAATGGTTGATGAACACTATGTTGCAAGAGAGCATGATGAAAGAGACAGAAGAGATATGTACTATTATCTAACGGAAAAAGGTGAGCGTATATTTAAGGATGAGAGTAGCATGAGACGTGATATAATGAATCAAATCTTTGAAGAAAAACTTACAGAGCAGGAGCAAGACCAATTTCTAGAAGCTGTTGAGTCCCTATCAGAAATTTTTAGTAAATTAGCTGAGAG
- a CDS encoding YciI family protein, with product MEIGKKYYVRIDEKQNTSEMTDEDFKAHFDYLKDRASDYNITGGGFVDAPGGMIIFEANSREDAEKLASEDPIIARGFYSYELREWQIALTKK from the coding sequence ATGGAAATAGGAAAAAAATACTATGTGAGAATAGATGAAAAGCAGAATACTTCAGAGATGACAGATGAAGATTTTAAGGCTCATTTTGATTATTTAAAAGATAGAGCAAGTGATTATAATATAACCGGTGGGGGATTTGTTGACGCCCCTGGAGGCATGATAATATTTGAAGCAAATAGTAGAGAGGATGCAGAAAAACTTGCTAGTGAAGATCCTATAATTGCTAGGGGTTTTTACAGCTATGAGCTTAGAGAGTGGCAAATTGCATTGACTAAAAAATGA
- a CDS encoding inositol monophosphatase, translating into MKLLYKDFVEEVISVLVASFFENEDYHTLCFAKGEDDLVTNMDLEIEKEFTNLVKKHYPEHLVIGEEFAQNKLTDDWTWIIDPIDGTVNFASGSPLYGLQFSLYYQKEGIVSAIYLPATGDFLYAEKDAGAYHNGNRIILKDSDNLKKSIVSFGDFSHSNPSSREKQLYLLANLEDEVGKLRIYGSSAIDFGYVACGRSQAHVMFSKRIWEMSAGMLLIREAQGFTSKVGDAFIVASDPDLLQLIESLLENYD; encoded by the coding sequence TTGAAGCTATTGTATAAAGATTTTGTCGAGGAAGTCATTTCAGTATTAGTAGCATCTTTTTTTGAAAATGAAGATTATCACACTCTATGTTTCGCTAAAGGTGAGGATGATCTAGTGACAAACATGGACCTAGAAATAGAAAAAGAATTCACTAATTTAGTCAAGAAACATTACCCTGAGCACCTAGTTATAGGAGAAGAATTTGCACAAAACAAGTTGACCGATGACTGGACTTGGATTATAGATCCAATAGACGGTACCGTAAATTTTGCATCTGGTAGCCCTCTTTATGGTCTTCAATTCTCTCTATACTATCAAAAAGAAGGTATCGTCTCAGCCATTTATCTTCCAGCAACTGGTGATTTCCTTTATGCTGAAAAAGATGCTGGTGCATATCACAATGGAAATAGAATAATACTAAAGGATAGCGATAATCTAAAAAAATCCATAGTTTCATTTGGAGACTTTAGTCATTCAAATCCATCCTCTAGAGAAAAACAACTTTATCTACTAGCAAATTTAGAAGACGAGGTTGGTAAACTCAGAATTTACGGCTCTAGTGCCATAGATTTTGGTTACGTAGCTTGCGGAAGAAGTCAAGCTCATGTCATGTTCTCTAAGAGAATTTGGGAAATGAGTGCTGGAATGCTCCTAATTCGTGAAGCTCAAGGTTTTACTAGCAAGGTAGGAGATGCCTTTATCGTTGCCTCAGATCCTGATTTATTGCAACTTATAGAATCTCTTTTAGAAAATTACGATTAA
- a CDS encoding MATE family efflux transporter, whose translation MKDMTKGNATKQIFLFTLPMLLGNILQQLYNTVDSIIVGRYVGEEALAATGASFSVIFLLVSMIIGITMGATIIISQFFGAGEMAKVKTTIDTTMIALFAGSIVASVVGYMSSDFILELLNTPAEVMPLASEYLKITFIGLIAMFGYNTVSAILRGLGDTMTPLYFLIISTILNIVLDLVFVIGFDLGVAGAAWATAIAQGVSFIVAAIYLNKTSDVFNIKPTQMEFDKAILKKSLMIGLPTGVQQTLVSVAMMFIQGIINPFGTATMAAYTAGMRLDSIGRMPIMNFSTAISSFVGQNLGAGKDDRIKEGFRATMLMSIGFSIFISIMAFIFGESMIRLFNENPEVIQIGYDYLRLTSVFYVLMSVMFVTSGVLRGAGDTFVPMVISIISLWIIRVPFATIMSGVIGTNGIWLAFPAGWAIGAVLTYIYYKTGKWKNKGVIGKRSETIENGSSEEVHRTDDHLGSSRKEALQQG comes from the coding sequence ATGAAAGATATGACAAAAGGAAACGCGACGAAGCAAATATTTTTATTTACATTGCCGATGTTACTTGGTAATATATTGCAGCAATTATACAATACGGTCGATAGTATAATAGTAGGTAGATATGTAGGAGAAGAAGCACTAGCAGCTACAGGAGCAAGTTTTTCAGTAATATTTTTGCTGGTTTCTATGATAATTGGTATAACTATGGGAGCGACTATTATAATATCTCAGTTTTTTGGAGCTGGAGAAATGGCTAAGGTAAAAACTACCATAGATACTACTATGATAGCATTGTTTGCAGGGAGTATAGTAGCATCTGTTGTGGGGTATATGTCTAGCGATTTCATACTAGAATTGTTAAATACTCCAGCAGAAGTTATGCCACTTGCTAGCGAATATCTTAAGATAACCTTTATAGGACTTATAGCTATGTTTGGATATAACACGGTAAGTGCGATACTTAGAGGTCTTGGAGATACTATGACGCCACTGTATTTCTTGATAATTTCGACCATATTAAATATAGTTTTGGATTTGGTATTTGTAATTGGATTCGATTTGGGAGTTGCTGGTGCAGCATGGGCAACTGCGATTGCACAAGGTGTGAGTTTTATAGTTGCAGCAATTTACTTAAACAAAACTAGTGATGTATTCAATATTAAACCTACACAGATGGAGTTTGATAAGGCTATACTCAAAAAAAGTTTGATGATAGGTTTACCTACTGGAGTACAACAGACACTTGTATCTGTTGCGATGATGTTTATACAAGGTATAATAAATCCATTTGGAACAGCAACTATGGCAGCGTATACAGCAGGGATGAGACTTGATAGTATAGGTAGAATGCCTATAATGAATTTTTCAACTGCGATATCTTCATTTGTAGGACAGAACTTAGGCGCAGGAAAGGACGATAGAATAAAAGAAGGTTTTAGAGCTACGATGCTCATGAGTATAGGATTTTCTATTTTCATTTCTATAATGGCGTTCATATTTGGTGAAAGTATGATTCGCTTATTCAACGAGAATCCAGAGGTTATTCAGATAGGTTATGATTATTTGAGACTTACTAGTGTATTCTATGTGCTAATGTCAGTTATGTTTGTTACTTCAGGTGTACTTAGAGGAGCTGGTGATACCTTTGTACCTATGGTAATTTCTATCATTAGTTTGTGGATTATTCGCGTTCCTTTTGCTACAATAATGTCAGGGGTGATCGGTACCAATGGTATTTGGCTAGCATTTCCAGCTGGATGGGCTATAGGTGCTGTGCTGACTTATATTTATTATAAGACCGGCAAATGGAAAAATAAGGGTGTTATTGGTAAGAGGAGTGAAACTATTGAAAACGGATCTAGCGAAGAAGTTCATAGGACTGATGATCACCTTGGATCTAGCAGGAAGGAAGCATTACAACAAGGTTAG
- a CDS encoding PC4/YdbC family ssDNA-binding protein, whose protein sequence is MAGIKYEIKETVGELGASSKGWTKEINLISWNDREPKYDIRDWAPDHEKMGKGVTLTKDELKSLRAVLNEMDL, encoded by the coding sequence ATGGCAGGAATAAAATACGAAATAAAAGAGACTGTTGGAGAATTAGGAGCATCATCTAAGGGATGGACTAAAGAGATAAATCTTATTTCATGGAATGATAGAGAACCGAAGTATGATATCAGAGATTGGGCACCAGATCATGAGAAAATGGGCAAGGGAGTTACTCTTACTAAAGACGAATTAAAGAGTCTTAGAGCAGTATTAAACGAAATGGATTTGTAA